A genomic region of Litoribrevibacter albus contains the following coding sequences:
- a CDS encoding HlyC/CorC family transporter, whose product MNEYPIALLSAFLVFLIILSAFFSSSETGMMSLNRYRLKHLSKNGNRGAKNAEKLLKTPDKLISVILVGNNFVNILASAIATIIAVQLWGDAGIAIATTALTIVVLIFAEVTPKTIAALHPERIAFPASYALSFLLKVLYPVIWILNQITKFLLSLLGIKSSDEGTDALSKEELRTVLFESSQRISPRYKDMLVSIIDLEKVTVDDIMVPRHEVVGIDLDLEINDIIEQIRHSQHTRMPVYKSDINKVVGIVHLRSINRFLNENQLTKSMIMQATREPYFVPESTPLHTQMFNFQKEKRRIALVVDEYGDVQGIVTLEDILEEIVGEFTTDIATFNKDITPQDDGSFIIDGTAAIRDINKALGWALPTEGPKTINGLILEYLEYIPDASLSLKLGNYYIEILQVKENIIKSARIIPAS is encoded by the coding sequence TTGAACGAGTACCCCATCGCACTTCTAAGTGCATTCCTAGTCTTTTTGATTATTCTCTCTGCATTCTTTTCAAGCTCAGAAACCGGCATGATGTCGCTTAACCGGTATCGTTTGAAACATTTATCCAAGAACGGAAACCGTGGTGCTAAAAACGCCGAAAAACTCCTGAAAACACCGGACAAACTGATCAGTGTCATTCTGGTTGGTAACAACTTCGTAAATATTTTGGCATCAGCCATTGCCACTATCATTGCTGTTCAATTGTGGGGGGATGCAGGTATCGCCATCGCGACTACCGCATTGACAATCGTCGTTCTCATTTTTGCCGAAGTAACCCCTAAGACCATTGCGGCCTTGCATCCTGAACGAATAGCTTTTCCTGCTTCGTATGCATTGTCTTTTTTATTGAAAGTGCTTTATCCGGTGATCTGGATACTAAATCAAATCACCAAGTTTTTACTTTCTCTATTAGGCATCAAAAGCAGTGATGAAGGCACAGACGCACTGAGCAAAGAAGAACTTCGTACCGTCTTATTTGAGTCCAGTCAGCGCATTTCACCCCGCTATAAAGACATGCTGGTTTCAATCATCGATTTAGAGAAGGTAACCGTCGATGACATCATGGTGCCTCGTCATGAGGTAGTGGGCATCGATTTAGATTTGGAAATCAACGACATTATTGAACAGATTCGACACAGCCAGCATACCCGTATGCCAGTCTACAAATCAGACATTAATAAGGTCGTTGGCATTGTGCATCTTCGCAGCATCAACCGTTTCTTAAATGAGAATCAACTGACCAAGTCGATGATCATGCAAGCGACGCGTGAGCCGTATTTTGTTCCTGAAAGTACCCCGCTTCATACCCAAATGTTTAACTTCCAGAAAGAGAAACGACGTATTGCACTTGTGGTGGATGAGTACGGAGACGTACAAGGTATCGTGACTCTCGAAGATATTCTTGAAGAAATTGTGGGCGAGTTTACAACCGATATCGCCACCTTCAACAAAGACATTACTCCGCAGGACGATGGTTCCTTCATCATCGATGGTACTGCGGCCATACGTGATATCAACAAAGCTCTGGGCTGGGCATTACCTACTGAAGGTCCTAAAACCATCAATGGTTTAATCCTTGAGTATTTGGAATACATACCGGACGCGAGCTTAAGTCTAAAGCTGGGGAATTACTACATAGAAATTCTTCAGGTTAAAGAAAATATCATCAAATCCGCCCGAATTATCCCTGCTTCTTAG
- a CDS encoding cytochrome C assembly family protein, with amino-acid sequence MWELASAIAVSIIYLSVAVSQLRILNGKSGIPLDKQNLLLGLGIFVHFILCSSSIRTDHGPDISIDNISSLVAALIALMVFLNGFKKPVLSLFIGISPIATAALLWSVLSTHTDRPTFTHLSPGLAGHIILSITSYAFFSIAALQAILLLVLNKKLKQRHNSWNIIKTLPPLQTMEHLLFNMLWTGFILLTGAMIAGVIFVEDLFEQHLVHKTVLSIIAWIVFGTLLLGHQIYGWRGKKAIRWTLGGWALLLIGYFGSKAVLEFVLQIPASS; translated from the coding sequence ATGTGGGAACTTGCCTCGGCGATTGCCGTTTCCATTATTTATTTAAGTGTTGCAGTTTCACAGCTGCGAATTCTTAATGGAAAATCCGGTATACCTCTGGATAAACAAAACCTGTTACTCGGCTTAGGCATTTTTGTTCATTTCATTCTGTGCAGTAGCAGCATACGGACGGATCACGGCCCGGACATCAGCATCGATAACATTTCATCACTAGTCGCCGCGCTGATTGCTCTAATGGTGTTCCTCAATGGCTTTAAAAAACCAGTTTTGAGTTTGTTTATCGGTATTTCACCAATAGCTACTGCCGCCCTATTATGGTCGGTATTATCAACGCACACTGATCGCCCAACATTCACCCACCTTTCACCAGGTTTAGCCGGGCACATTATTCTTTCAATTACTTCCTACGCGTTCTTTAGTATCGCGGCATTACAGGCCATTTTGTTACTGGTACTGAATAAAAAACTAAAACAACGTCATAACAGTTGGAACATTATTAAGACCCTGCCTCCATTACAAACAATGGAGCACCTTCTGTTCAATATGCTATGGACAGGATTCATCCTTCTCACCGGTGCAATGATTGCCGGTGTCATTTTTGTTGAGGATTTATTTGAGCAGCATCTGGTTCATAAGACAGTGCTTTCCATCATTGCCTGGATAGTCTTCGGGACCCTACTACTGGGTCACCAAATTTATGGCTGGCGTGGTAAAAAAGCGATTCGTTGGACCTTAGGTGGCTGGGCACTCTTACTGATCGGTTACTTTGGTAGTAAAGCCGTTCTGGAATTCGTACTTCAGATTCCAGCTAGTTCTTGA